In a genomic window of Methanogenium sp. S4BF:
- a CDS encoding ABC transporter permease: protein MGQRLDFARVAGRQVLRRRTRLLLTILGIAVGVAAVVAIVSLGEGIRAHSIEMISEQSDLTLIQVTGDVRDGTIIPLTAAKAAALRGIIHVAGTAPVITADLATPHQTYVGASGIVWEDFSAVFSPEFSKGTGYSGNGDDAVLGNEIAESLRKYEGIRAGDDLSIRIREYDASGAPVDTEVAFRVAGTLRPRGDMFDTLLVTDTARLEEWREGYGAYDVIYLRVDAPENVFSVAADVRALGLQAQGPFEEIEAVNRLMDAVIIILSFFTGISLVVGALMIINTMVVSVYERTREIGITMALGASHRHVLALILLECLYIGILGGIAGDILGILLSAGINTLGKSFILEQLGPGFAGFAGADITLVTPALLALGLGIAVILSLLAGIYPALKAARLNPVDAIRRGM, encoded by the coding sequence ATGGGCCAGAGACTGGACTTTGCCCGCGTCGCCGGCCGACAGGTCCTGCGGAGGCGCACGCGCCTCCTCCTCACCATCCTCGGCATCGCGGTCGGTGTCGCCGCTGTGGTGGCGATCGTCTCACTCGGCGAAGGGATCCGGGCACATTCCATTGAGATGATCAGCGAACAGTCAGATCTCACCCTCATCCAGGTAACCGGAGACGTGCGGGACGGAACCATCATCCCGCTCACCGCCGCAAAGGCTGCCGCCCTCCGGGGCATTATCCATGTAGCAGGGACGGCACCGGTCATCACCGCGGACCTCGCAACGCCGCATCAGACCTATGTGGGGGCCTCAGGAATTGTTTGGGAGGATTTTTCCGCGGTATTCTCACCGGAATTCAGCAAAGGCACCGGTTATTCCGGGAATGGAGATGACGCGGTATTGGGAAATGAAATCGCAGAATCGCTGCGCAAATACGAAGGCATCCGGGCGGGTGACGACCTGTCCATTCGTATCCGCGAGTATGACGCATCCGGTGCACCGGTGGATACTGAAGTGGCCTTCCGGGTCGCAGGCACTCTCCGCCCCCGCGGCGATATGTTTGACACTCTGCTTGTAACGGATACTGCACGCCTGGAAGAATGGCGTGAGGGATACGGTGCCTATGATGTCATCTACCTGCGGGTGGACGCACCGGAGAATGTCTTCTCCGTCGCAGCAGATGTCCGGGCACTCGGCCTGCAGGCACAGGGCCCCTTTGAGGAGATTGAGGCGGTCAACCGGCTGATGGACGCCGTCATCATCATCCTCTCGTTTTTCACCGGCATCTCTCTTGTTGTCGGTGCTTTGATGATCATCAATACCATGGTCGTTTCGGTCTATGAACGCACCCGGGAGATCGGCATCACGATGGCCCTCGGGGCATCACACCGGCATGTGCTCGCACTCATCCTCCTCGAATGCCTCTATATCGGCATTCTCGGGGGAATTGCAGGGGACATTCTGGGCATTCTCCTCTCGGCGGGTATCAACACCCTCGGGAAGTCATTCATTCTCGAACAGCTGGGTCCCGGTTTCGCGGGGTTTGCCGGTGCTGACATAACCCTTGTGACACCGGCACTACTCGCTCTTGGGCTCGGTATCGCAGTTATCCTCTCCCTTCTGGCAGGCATTTACCCGGCTCTGAAGGCTGCCCGCCTCAACCCGGTGGACGCCATCAGGCGCGGGATGTGA
- a CDS encoding ABC transporter ATP-binding protein gives MGETILETVRLVRTYSDSVQALKGVSIQIKRGECTAVVGKSGSGKSTLMNILGCLDAPTSGEVRIRGMPVDYADTARLVSLRRNEIGFVFQQFNLIPHLSARENVEYPLLFSYRPEKERQERASALLARVGLERRGDHYPGELSGGEQQRVAIARALINAPAVVLADEPTGNLDSRTSDDILSLIREINREEGTTFLIVTHDADLGSRADRMITLHDGEVV, from the coding sequence ATGGGAGAGACAATACTTGAAACCGTCCGGCTTGTCCGGACCTACAGCGACTCCGTGCAGGCACTGAAGGGCGTTTCCATACAGATCAAAAGAGGAGAATGCACAGCAGTGGTCGGAAAGAGCGGGAGTGGAAAGAGCACGCTCATGAATATTCTGGGCTGCCTTGATGCCCCGACATCCGGTGAAGTGCGCATCCGGGGCATGCCGGTGGATTATGCAGATACGGCCCGGCTCGTCAGCCTGAGGCGCAATGAGATTGGATTTGTATTCCAGCAGTTTAACCTGATTCCACACCTGAGTGCCCGGGAGAATGTCGAGTATCCCCTGCTCTTCTCCTACCGCCCGGAAAAGGAACGGCAGGAGCGGGCATCTGCACTCCTCGCCCGTGTCGGGCTTGAGCGGCGGGGGGATCACTATCCCGGAGAACTCTCCGGCGGGGAGCAGCAGCGTGTCGCAATCGCACGGGCACTGATCAATGCCCCCGCTGTCGTTCTCGCAGACGAACCCACCGGCAACCTCGATTCACGGACCAGTGACGACATTCTGAGTCTCATCCGGGAAATAAACCGGGAAGAGGGAACCACGTTTCTGATTGTCACCCATGACGCCGACCTTGGCTCACGGGCGGACCGGATGATCACCCTTCACGACGGGGAGGTGGTCTGA
- a CDS encoding DUF3344 domain-containing protein, which produces MAAILFLILFSGIPVSATYAGDNPLKNVFSSDITGGYCYTTGNSAYSGTLAPGDSWTAKMPVTLPDDAAPLYSRLFIYWAWSKDGQKAAYPCIIPALENASLSADPFSRYTDTKGFVSRNDFFSGMDAFTISGLTGGENAVTLTVTNTHPENATLVIQGAGILSVYEAETGTAGSIWVNEGCDMLFSSYGVTPEMATGTIIFPGETVTEEVSRATLHLVAPSAGYTSANTPEKNVIMVNRPAENSLPLFFERILTMLFPGYNGWEWTDGFSSDEVHQVGEDLRDISPYLRSRDNTVTVRDNGDYLLLTNGILWIEKEAD; this is translated from the coding sequence ATGGCAGCGATCCTCTTCCTGATTCTTTTTTCAGGCATCCCCGTCTCTGCAACCTATGCAGGCGACAACCCGCTGAAAAATGTCTTCTCTTCAGATATCACGGGCGGATACTGCTATACTACGGGAAACAGTGCCTACAGCGGCACACTCGCCCCGGGTGACAGCTGGACAGCAAAGATGCCGGTAACCCTTCCGGATGATGCAGCACCCCTCTATAGCCGTCTTTTCATCTACTGGGCATGGAGCAAGGACGGGCAGAAGGCAGCATACCCCTGCATCATCCCCGCACTGGAGAATGCCTCCCTGTCTGCCGATCCGTTCTCCCGCTATACCGACACAAAGGGATTTGTCAGCAGAAATGACTTCTTCTCGGGGATGGACGCCTTCACCATCTCCGGGCTTACCGGAGGGGAGAATGCCGTCACACTCACAGTCACGAACACCCACCCGGAAAACGCCACACTCGTCATCCAGGGAGCAGGCATTCTTTCGGTCTATGAGGCTGAAACGGGCACAGCAGGTTCAATCTGGGTGAATGAAGGATGTGACATGCTCTTCAGCAGTTATGGAGTCACCCCTGAGATGGCCACCGGCACCATCATCTTCCCCGGCGAAACCGTCACTGAAGAAGTCAGCCGCGCCACCCTCCACCTCGTGGCACCATCGGCCGGATATACAAGTGCGAACACCCCTGAGAAGAATGTGATCATGGTAAACCGACCGGCAGAAAACAGCCTTCCGCTCTTTTTTGAGAGGATTCTGACCATGCTCTTCCCCGGATATAACGGGTGGGAGTGGACGGACGGATTCTCTTCAGATGAGGTGCACCAGGTAGGGGAGGATCTGCGTGACATATCACCCTACCTGAGGAGCAGGGACAATACTGTCACCGTGCGGGACAATGGAGATTATCTGCTCCTTACCAACGGAATTTTGTGGATCGAGAAGGAGGCGGACTGA
- a CDS encoding DUF3344 domain-containing protein, translated as MSVLLAAGCLVCICPAVSALYTFEGIPLEVAAQGEIEGDLLTFGTYGLSEPPVDVTFTLPSDPAWARIYTAVWGGTEQYSGWTEISVNNIKKTRYTLYGEDDVQENIYSSSHGTYLIASDAGDALREGKNTVLVTTSRGEEGNSLDGRIYAIMIVAAVPGGDGHVTQYWVAEGNENLHGEGWAGTNPTRKDSASCTFTHARTDGVTRATLTTLTLASNEGQPDYITFNGADLGIAGPTDARYPSMRDLSNEQSFDAGGGAGTLSRYVDCEIFDVTAEFAATDTVVFERGRDLTGDGIMETTGAVIEAEDYIHPVCAILTAERDGASGGPAYVADEPVAENAYDGEEAEARVSIRNYGTYTSEPVHVTFLLDGAPIGDADVSIGEDGTGEASISWMATSGSYQLSAIADSGSSTVTSPVKSLTIGTLPDLSVRAGVPVRADAAGGVPEATTSPAPLFPALLGIAAAGGLILRGKTRNSILPAICIVSLLMLPAGCLLTTPASAGEFAEYRLPVTITNSGGSDVQECMVTVFLDGEKAAVRILDETVPAYGTVTTYIPLFTTPGTHQVTVTVNEERTVKESSYSDNRQEGSLAFP; from the coding sequence TTGTCTGTTCTTCTGGCCGCCGGATGTCTTGTATGCATCTGCCCTGCGGTATCGGCACTCTATACATTTGAAGGAATTCCACTCGAAGTGGCCGCACAGGGAGAGATCGAAGGGGATCTTCTGACGTTCGGCACATATGGACTCTCTGAACCGCCCGTTGATGTTACCTTCACCCTGCCGTCCGATCCTGCCTGGGCACGAATATATACGGCGGTATGGGGCGGGACAGAACAGTACTCGGGCTGGACAGAGATCTCGGTTAACAATATTAAAAAAACAAGATACACCCTCTATGGCGAGGATGATGTGCAGGAAAACATCTATTCATCAAGCCATGGGACCTACCTCATCGCCTCAGATGCAGGCGACGCCCTGCGTGAGGGAAAAAATACCGTCCTTGTCACTACAAGCAGAGGAGAGGAAGGGAACTCCCTTGACGGGAGAATATATGCAATAATGATAGTCGCGGCAGTCCCCGGAGGAGACGGACATGTCACACAGTACTGGGTCGCCGAAGGAAATGAGAACCTGCACGGCGAGGGGTGGGCAGGCACAAACCCGACACGAAAGGACAGTGCATCCTGCACGTTCACGCACGCCCGTACAGATGGAGTCACCAGAGCCACCCTCACCACCCTTACGCTCGCATCCAACGAAGGCCAGCCCGATTATATCACCTTCAACGGGGCTGACCTGGGCATTGCAGGACCAACAGACGCCCGCTATCCGTCCATGCGGGACCTCAGCAACGAACAGTCCTTTGACGCCGGCGGCGGTGCAGGAACACTCTCTCGCTATGTAGACTGTGAGATCTTTGATGTCACCGCAGAATTTGCCGCCACAGACACCGTGGTATTTGAACGTGGACGTGACCTCACGGGTGACGGCATCATGGAGACAACCGGTGCGGTCATCGAGGCGGAGGATTATATCCATCCGGTCTGCGCCATCCTGACAGCAGAAAGAGATGGTGCGTCCGGAGGTCCGGCCTATGTTGCCGACGAACCGGTGGCAGAGAACGCCTATGACGGGGAAGAGGCAGAAGCACGGGTCAGTATTCGGAATTATGGCACATATACCTCCGAACCGGTGCATGTCACCTTCCTGCTCGACGGTGCCCCGATCGGTGATGCGGATGTATCCATAGGAGAGGACGGAACCGGTGAGGCATCCATATCCTGGATGGCCACGTCAGGGTCGTATCAGCTATCAGCCATTGCAGATAGCGGCAGTTCGACAGTCACCTCACCGGTAAAATCACTCACCATCGGAACGCTCCCTGACCTCTCAGTACGGGCAGGCGTACCGGTCCGTGCGGATGCCGCCGGTGGTGTGCCTGAGGCGACCACCTCCCCTGCCCCCCTCTTCCCCGCACTGCTGGGTATAGCTGCCGCAGGAGGCCTTATACTCCGGGGAAAAACGAGAAACAGCATTCTTCCGGCCATCTGTATCGTATCCCTCCTTATGCTGCCGGCCGGATGTCTTCTCACCACCCCTGCCTCAGCAGGAGAATTTGCCGAATACCGGCTGCCGGTCACAATAACCAACAGCGGAGGCAGTGATGTGCAGGAGTGCATGGTAACCGTATTCCTCGACGGAGAGAAAGCAGCTGTACGGATTCTGGATGAGACAGTCCCTGCATACGGCACCGTGACCACCTACATTCCACTCTTTACCACGCCCGGCACCCACCAGGTCACCGTCACGGTCAATGAGGAGAGAACCGTAAAAGAGTCCTCATATTCCGACAACCGGCAGGAGGGGTCGCTTGCCTTCCCGTAA
- the dinB gene encoding DNA polymerase IV has protein sequence MRDMHGVQTERIILHVDMDSFFASVEVRKNPALAGRPVVVGADPKGGRGRGVVCTCSYEAREYGIRSAMPISEAYVRCPEAVYLPVSHALYCEVSADIMQAIKPFADAFAQVSVDEAYCDISSCGSYAAAAAIGKEIKDLVRYRQGITCSVGIGPNKTIAKIASDYRKPDGMTIVQPDEAAAFLAPLPVRKIPGIGKKAEERLASLSITTAGNLAEADPHHLRTVLGKWGMVMHARANGTDDTPVTDRGERKSIGKECTFPEDVRDRELLCRTLSTLTGEVCRRLRQDGGRCRTITVKIRYRGFVTRTKAMSFGHATDRVDLILRTAQSLMLPFLTTTPVRLIGVSVSGLERREAGQMTLDTFSGITTGS, from the coding sequence ATGCGGGATATGCACGGGGTACAGACAGAACGAATCATCCTTCATGTGGATATGGATAGTTTCTTTGCGTCTGTTGAAGTCCGGAAAAATCCTGCCCTTGCCGGTCGGCCGGTGGTCGTTGGTGCTGACCCGAAAGGAGGAAGAGGACGGGGTGTGGTCTGTACCTGTTCCTATGAGGCACGGGAGTATGGCATCCGGAGTGCAATGCCCATCAGCGAGGCATATGTGCGCTGTCCGGAAGCAGTCTACCTGCCGGTCAGTCATGCATTGTACTGCGAGGTGTCAGCAGACATTATGCAGGCGATTAAGCCATTTGCCGATGCTTTTGCCCAGGTGAGTGTGGATGAGGCATACTGTGACATCTCATCGTGTGGTTCATATGCCGCTGCAGCAGCCATCGGAAAGGAGATTAAGGATCTGGTCAGATACCGCCAGGGGATCACCTGCTCTGTGGGCATCGGGCCGAATAAGACCATTGCAAAGATTGCATCCGATTACCGGAAACCGGATGGGATGACCATCGTCCAACCGGATGAAGCCGCCGCATTTCTTGCGCCTCTCCCGGTCAGAAAAATTCCAGGCATCGGAAAAAAGGCTGAAGAACGGCTTGCGTCCCTCTCCATCACCACGGCTGGTAACCTCGCAGAAGCGGATCCGCACCATCTCAGGACTGTTCTCGGGAAGTGGGGGATGGTGATGCATGCGCGGGCAAACGGTACTGATGACACCCCGGTAACCGACAGGGGAGAACGGAAATCCATCGGGAAGGAATGCACCTTCCCTGAGGATGTGAGAGACAGGGAGTTGCTCTGCCGGACCCTTTCCACCCTCACCGGAGAGGTCTGCAGGCGCCTTCGGCAGGACGGTGGGCGGTGCCGGACGATCACCGTGAAGATACGCTACCGGGGATTTGTTACCCGGACTAAGGCCATGTCGTTTGGCCATGCTACCGACCGCGTTGACCTTATTCTACGGACGGCACAGTCACTGATGCTTCCGTTTCTCACCACGACCCCGGTTCGCCTGATTGGCGTCTCCGTCTCCGGCCTTGAACGAAGAGAGGCCGGGCAGATGACACTGGATACATTTTCAGGCATCACGACAGGATCGTAA
- a CDS encoding AAA family ATPase, producing MSLKTLLVTPAGREKVWDVPGRNPPDAVRAADAFTGRFARRCAQYARIHYPKDWVILSPNFGYLLPDDEVRNYRNDEFGEYSLEFDTIRENADYDGLLGYDSVIFLGNREDYGGYIDIVRQTFTGSWVEVPLEHAASGGEMLGHLVDSLTRGTPLRSNIIHLSRIRVEGLFGELTHDISLFPEDSLSIITAPNGYGKTTILRILRAVFVGNVDELRILPFGSAELEFIRDDYTVSDVRDTLLIEKQQSSQFPLRIDISFTYTRGADGKKRQYVLRDGEYDSDVVSTELAGIIPPVPVKYISAQRLWHDRNRRKGVTGDLLACYDRNHEGAYELTILAYADDVIRRIQALLADYASIAQELDATYPARYLQALGDGGLAPSAAEIESDLIQLQIERESFETLGFLPYTRLDEGDVMITPGKIGDDPGVRTAIYLYIADSREKYQIFGGLKQKIDLLEEIINALFLNIDLTVDIESGFLLKFMGRDPVPPEALSSGEQNQLVMYYDLIFKTDPGTLVLIDEPEISLHVVWQRQFLDTILGIIAITGSDFILATHSPQLIHTHWDKTIDLSGNYPDER from the coding sequence ATGTCACTCAAGACACTCCTCGTTACTCCTGCAGGGAGGGAGAAGGTCTGGGATGTTCCCGGCAGAAATCCGCCGGATGCGGTACGGGCGGCAGATGCCTTTACGGGGCGGTTTGCCCGCCGGTGTGCCCAGTATGCCCGGATCCATTATCCGAAGGACTGGGTGATTCTCTCGCCAAACTTTGGATATCTCCTGCCGGATGATGAGGTTCGCAACTATCGCAATGATGAATTCGGGGAATACAGCCTTGAATTTGATACGATCCGTGAAAATGCTGATTATGACGGTCTTCTAGGGTATGACTCGGTCATTTTCCTTGGAAACCGTGAGGATTATGGGGGGTACATTGATATTGTCAGGCAGACCTTTACCGGCAGCTGGGTGGAGGTGCCTCTTGAGCATGCCGCATCGGGCGGTGAGATGCTTGGTCATCTCGTCGACTCCCTCACACGGGGGACTCCGCTGCGCAGCAACATCATTCATCTCTCCCGGATACGGGTGGAGGGTCTCTTTGGGGAACTGACCCACGACATCTCCCTCTTCCCGGAAGATTCTCTCTCCATCATCACTGCCCCGAACGGATATGGGAAGACGACCATCCTCCGGATACTCCGGGCGGTCTTTGTGGGAAATGTCGACGAACTCCGGATACTTCCCTTCGGATCCGCTGAACTGGAGTTTATCCGGGATGACTACACCGTGTCGGATGTCCGCGATACGCTTTTGATTGAAAAGCAGCAGAGTTCGCAGTTTCCGCTGAGAATTGATATCTCGTTTACCTATACCCGCGGCGCTGACGGAAAGAAGCGGCAGTACGTTCTCAGAGACGGAGAGTATGACAGTGACGTGGTATCCACAGAGCTTGCAGGAATCATTCCCCCGGTGCCGGTGAAGTATATCTCTGCCCAGCGCCTCTGGCATGACCGGAATCGCCGGAAAGGTGTTACCGGGGATCTGCTGGCCTGCTATGACCGTAATCATGAGGGGGCATACGAACTCACTATCCTCGCATATGCAGATGATGTAATCAGGCGTATTCAGGCACTCCTCGCCGATTATGCCTCAATCGCACAGGAACTGGATGCCACCTATCCTGCACGGTATCTGCAGGCGCTCGGAGATGGCGGCCTTGCCCCGTCGGCAGCAGAGATAGAATCCGACCTGATCCAGCTTCAGATAGAACGGGAATCGTTTGAAACTCTTGGATTTCTGCCATATACCCGGCTCGATGAAGGGGATGTGATGATCACACCCGGAAAAATCGGGGACGACCCCGGTGTCCGGACTGCAATTTATCTGTATATCGCAGACTCACGGGAGAAATATCAGATATTTGGGGGGCTGAAGCAGAAGATTGATCTTCTGGAGGAGATTATCAACGCGCTCTTTTTAAATATCGACCTCACGGTTGACATCGAAAGCGGCTTCCTCCTGAAGTTTATGGGACGTGACCCCGTACCGCCTGAGGCGCTCTCTTCCGGTGAACAGAATCAGCTGGTTATGTATTATGACCTTATTTTCAAGACTGATCCCGGCACACTGGTTCTCATCGATGAACCGGAAATCTCCCTGCATGTGGTCTGGCAGCGGCAGTTTTTGGATACCATTCTGGGTATCATCGCCATCACGGGTTCAGATTTTATTCTCGCAACCCACTCGCCGCAGCTGATTCACACACACTGGGACAAGACCATTGACCTATCAGGGAATTATCCGGATGAAAGGTAA
- a CDS encoding DUF4435 domain-containing protein, translating into MKGKNRRFAGYRLEEIWADPDEIRGMIETMEMTYPGMGGKVFVITEGPYDLEVYDRCFNSETCILRIANSKENVCEIVEGICARKAASTADRSEEGTQRDECRIIGIIDSDYSLFDSSCKERKNIFRTDTHDLETMLVASGALENVIDYIEKNALPQTFSQKAYGSLRQGNLRASLTRAGRYLGMAVFVNNQGGFNITFKHINCKKRDIFSRFVKAEALECDIEALKEVILEKNPGRGEDFMDAFERVIRESGGYYFEYPWHICRGHDLICILVRDLNLRYSLRDGEQIGGRDLERLLRRHYHAVYFAETDLCKQIRDWEIEMFGSGVSRIFSSQIYRVLL; encoded by the coding sequence ATGAAAGGTAAAAACCGCAGGTTCGCCGGGTATCGTCTGGAAGAGATCTGGGCCGATCCCGATGAAATCCGGGGCATGATTGAGACGATGGAGATGACCTATCCCGGGATGGGGGGGAAAGTCTTTGTGATCACGGAAGGCCCCTATGATCTGGAGGTGTATGACCGCTGTTTTAACAGTGAAACCTGTATCCTGCGGATTGCAAACTCAAAGGAGAATGTCTGTGAGATAGTGGAGGGCATCTGTGCACGGAAGGCTGCATCCACTGCAGACAGATCTGAGGAAGGTACGCAACGGGATGAATGCCGCATCATCGGTATCATCGACAGTGATTATTCCCTCTTTGACAGTTCATGCAAAGAGCGCAAGAACATCTTCCGTACGGATACCCACGACCTGGAGACGATGCTCGTTGCATCCGGTGCCCTTGAGAATGTCATCGATTACATTGAGAAGAATGCATTGCCGCAGACATTCTCCCAGAAGGCATACGGGTCACTACGGCAGGGAAATCTGCGGGCGTCACTCACACGGGCAGGCCGGTACCTGGGTATGGCGGTCTTCGTGAACAATCAGGGTGGTTTCAATATCACCTTTAAGCACATCAACTGCAAGAAGCGGGACATATTCTCGCGATTTGTCAAAGCTGAGGCGCTTGAATGTGATATTGAAGCGCTGAAAGAGGTGATTCTTGAGAAAAATCCCGGACGGGGAGAGGATTTCATGGATGCGTTTGAGCGGGTGATCAGGGAATCCGGCGGATACTACTTTGAATATCCGTGGCATATCTGCCGGGGGCATGACCTCATCTGCATTCTGGTTCGTGATCTCAACCTGCGGTATTCCCTGCGTGACGGTGAGCAGATTGGGGGCCGGGATCTCGAACGTCTTCTGCGGCGCCATTATCATGCAGTGTATTTTGCTGAGACCGACCTCTGCAAACAGATTCGTGACTGGGAAATTGAGATGTTTGGCAGCGGCGTGTCGCGGATCTTCTCCTCTCAGATATATCGGGTTCTGCTGTGA
- the hxlB gene encoding 6-phospho-3-hexuloisomerase has translation MRMITSAAGSIADTVSDREGQQFMQALLTAPRIYVAGAGRSGLIAKAFAMRLMHLGMESYVVGETITPAMQRGDLLVAFSGSGETHSITDICKTAKAVGGTLALITSRTESSMATTADMTVVLNSRPYDDEGLPSDFAIRQITGEHRSGAAYNPKAPTGSLFETAAMIFSDAVILELMDLRHTATDEVEDNYSNIQ, from the coding sequence ATGCGAATGATCACTTCTGCAGCAGGTTCTATCGCAGATACGGTATCTGACAGGGAAGGACAGCAGTTTATGCAGGCGCTCCTCACTGCCCCCCGGATCTATGTGGCCGGTGCAGGGCGGTCCGGGCTCATTGCCAAGGCCTTTGCGATGCGGCTGATGCATCTCGGGATGGAGAGCTATGTCGTCGGCGAGACAATCACCCCTGCAATGCAGAGGGGTGACCTGCTCGTTGCCTTCTCCGGGTCCGGTGAAACCCATTCCATCACCGACATCTGTAAGACCGCCAAGGCGGTCGGCGGCACACTCGCATTGATCACATCACGGACTGAATCTTCCATGGCAACAACAGCCGACATGACGGTGGTTCTCAACAGCCGGCCGTATGACGACGAAGGGCTTCCCTCCGACTTTGCCATACGGCAGATAACCGGTGAGCACCGGTCAGGTGCAGCCTACAACCCGAAGGCGCCCACCGGATCGCTGTTTGAGACGGCAGCAATGATCTTCTCTGATGCGGTCATCCTCGAACTCATGGACCTGCGCCACACCGCAACAGACGAAGTTGAGGACAACTACTCAAATATTCAGTAA
- a CDS encoding PLP-dependent aminotransferase family protein — MNYHFARRLDAAPESFLDRLFAVSRDPEIISFAGGLPMTSLIDVAGIRDAAAAVFADEGERALQYTTTDGYLPLREYIAARYRSRLGLSATADEIRITNGSQQCLDLTAKILVDPCTVVGMERPGYLGAIEAFSYYQPRIKTIPVTEEGPDMNAFRTLCREEKPAFFYGIPNFQNPSGTAYSDAVRRECAECCRETETIFYEDDAFGELAFDGRPRMPVKAFAPECGVMSGSFSKTVSPGMRIGWIYAPGPVIEKFDAVRQAADLHPNALSQAVMHRYLTTHDYEGHLRRVRGVYETNCRQMCNLLDDLLPDVSHTTPEGGMFMLATMPEGKDSMALFDACLKECVAVLPGVPFYAEGGGHDTFRLNFSTAAEEEITEGMNRLARAYRHCGGR; from the coding sequence ATGAACTACCATTTTGCACGCAGGCTTGACGCCGCTCCGGAATCATTCCTTGACCGGCTCTTTGCCGTATCACGCGACCCGGAAATCATCTCCTTTGCAGGCGGCCTCCCGATGACATCCCTCATCGACGTGGCAGGTATCCGCGATGCCGCAGCGGCCGTCTTTGCCGACGAAGGAGAGAGAGCCCTCCAGTATACGACGACCGACGGCTATCTGCCCCTGCGGGAATATATCGCAGCACGCTACCGGTCCCGCCTTGGGTTATCGGCCACTGCAGATGAGATACGCATCACAAACGGCTCCCAGCAGTGTCTGGATCTGACCGCAAAGATACTCGTGGACCCCTGCACCGTGGTCGGAATGGAGCGGCCCGGCTATCTCGGCGCGATTGAAGCCTTCAGCTACTACCAGCCCCGGATAAAAACCATCCCGGTGACAGAAGAGGGACCCGATATGAACGCCTTCCGGACCCTGTGCCGGGAAGAAAAACCTGCCTTCTTCTATGGCATCCCAAACTTCCAGAACCCGTCCGGTACCGCATACAGCGATGCCGTTCGGAGGGAGTGTGCGGAGTGCTGCCGGGAGACTGAGACCATCTTCTATGAAGACGATGCTTTCGGCGAACTTGCATTTGACGGCAGGCCCCGCATGCCGGTAAAGGCCTTTGCGCCGGAATGCGGGGTGATGAGCGGATCATTTTCGAAGACCGTATCGCCCGGTATGCGCATCGGCTGGATATATGCACCGGGCCCGGTCATTGAAAAGTTCGATGCCGTCCGGCAGGCAGCAGACCTTCACCCGAATGCACTCTCACAGGCAGTAATGCACCGGTATCTCACCACCCATGACTATGAAGGTCATCTGAGACGGGTGCGCGGGGTATATGAAACAAACTGCAGGCAGATGTGCAATCTCTTAGATGACCTCCTGCCGGACGTCTCTCATACCACACCGGAAGGAGGTATGTTCATGCTTGCCACCATGCCTGAGGGGAAAGACTCAATGGCCCTCTTCGATGCATGCCTGAAGGAGTGTGTGGCAGTCCTTCCCGGTGTACCATTTTATGCGGAAGGCGGCGGCCATGACACCTTCCGCCTGAACTTCTCCACTGCAGCAGAGGAGGAGATCACAGAGGGAATGAACAGGCTGGCGCGGGCATACCGGCACTGCGGCGGCAGATAA